The Triticum aestivum cultivar Chinese Spring chromosome 5A, IWGSC CS RefSeq v2.1, whole genome shotgun sequence genomic sequence tcggtaatgcacatcacttaagccttgcaagcattgctactaatgagttagttgcgggatgatgtattacagaatgagtaaagagacttgccggtaacgagattaaactaggtattgagataccgacgatcgaatctcgggcaagtaacataccgatgacaaagagaacaacgtatgttgttatgcggtttgaccaataaagatctccgtagaatatgtaggagccaatatgagcatccaggttccgctattggttattgaccgaagacgtgtctcggtcgtgtctacatagttctcgaacccgtagggtccgcacgcttaaagttcgatgacggttatattatgagtttatgtgtttttatgtaccgaaggagtttggagtgccggatgagatcggggacatgacgaggagtctcaaaatggtcgagacgtaaagattgatatattggacgactatattcggacatcggaaaggttccgagtgattcgggtattttcgggagtatcggggagttacaggaattcgaattgggccttaatgggccatacgggaaaggagagaaaggcctcaaagggtggacgcacccctccccatgggctggtccgaattggactagggagggggggcgcccccttccttccttctccttttcccttccctttccttccctcctactcctactacttggaagggctcctagttctactaggaaagggggaatcctactcccggtgggagtaggactcccctagggcgcgccatagagagggccggccctccccctcctccactcctttatatacgggggcagggggcaccccaaagagacaacaattgatctcttagccatgtgcgctgccccccttcaccataatccacctcgatcatatcgtagcagtgcttaggcgaagccctgcgtcggtagaacatcatcatcgtcaccacgccgtcgtgctgacgaaactctctctcaacaatcggctggatcggagttcgagggacgtcatcgagttgaacgtgtgcagaactcggaggtgtcgtgcgttcggtacttgatcggtcggatcatgaagacgtacgactacatcaaccgcgttgtgctaaagcttccgctttcggtctacgagggtacgcggacaacactcttccctcttgttgatatgcatctccatgatcttgcgtgtgcgtatggatttttttgaaattactacattccccaacagcaaCAGAGGCCGACAACAACACATCCGAGGCGGCATCGGCAAGGACAGGGGAGCCCGGCGTCGGGGCCGAAGCAGTCTCGGCGGCCCCCCGTCTCTCGGTTCGCCCGGCAATGCTGCTCGCCCGAGCCTCCGCGGCGGCCACCACTCCATCGGCATCTCCGGCTGCTGCACCCGTCGTCCTTCCGCCGTCTGCGTCGTGTGCTCAGGCTGCAGGCACTACCCCGATCGCCGGTGTTCTCCCTCGACCGTGGCCGCTGCCCCCAGCTTCCAGGTTCAGGAAGGAGGACAGGGGTGTTAAGGCTGCGTGCATGCCCTGTTCGAAGTCTGTGTCGTCGTTCTTGTGTTTAGAGGGGTGTACTCAAGCAGAAGTGTTTAGACATTTGAGTAAAATCTATCACTGGTGGCGGCAACGTTTTAGTCTGTTACTTTGGATtgattttttctttttgagatcCATTTTGTATTGAATTTGACACCCTAAACTTTGGCATGTGTGGTCACTTTGTCCAAAATCAGTCAGGGAGTCCAACACATGTCACCATTACCTGCTGACTCACGCTATAGACACACGTTACACCTCAATCAGCTATGCAGATTTGCAAAAATGGAATCGACCTTTCCAATCATTCCTGTAGCGTGTTATACATATTCCTTTTGTCCAATCCCTAGCAACAATCTGTTTGGATGTCGGTAGTAGGCAGATTCAATCAATCATGAGCCTCCATACGAGCGATCAGCCTGTCCACCAAGTTGATCTCCTGCACCTCCCTCTGCCCCATCGCGACGGTGACCAAGCAATGAATCATCGTCGACGTGGTTAGTTTATCTCCAATATCTCATTGAATTGTTGCAGTGTGTGATATAATATGGACATATATCCATCACATCGATCTCTACCAAGACGAACGAGAGAGGCGTTCGGTAGTGTCTTATGTAGCCATTGTCATTGCCAAGTTTCTCACCCGGTTTGTATTTCTATATGAATGCCAAACAGATGGGCTGGCTCTTTGACTAGGAACAAGCTGCATGCTCGGAAGATCAGCAACTTGCAGATTGCAGCAAGGCTCTTTCACCCTTCTTCCTCTCAAGCACACTTTTCTTTTGTTGTTTCTAGAAGCACACGATCTTGGCATGTGGCGTACAAAATTTCCAATTTTTTATTTCCCATTAATTTCAACACAGAAATGTGAAAAAAAAGGTTAACCAAACAAACCCGCCAACACACACACAATTTGATAAGCGAAACATTTGTTTCTTTAGCTAGATAAGTGAAACATTTTGGTTCATCAACATGCAAATAGTTAAGTCGGCACCTTTCTCGATCCCTGACAGGAGTGGTCACTTTGCAAAAACATACAACCATGACGTGCTAACTCAGATGGTAGACACACACTACAAACCTCAACAGGACCCTTTTAAATCATCCTCTAACGTGTTATACATACTCCTTTGACCGAATTCCATGCAACAAGAAATTCTTCACTTGCTCGTCAAAATCACTAGCCCCGCTTCTCCTCGTTCTCCATAATATTTCAAATCCCTGCCCCATGGTCTACTCCAGTCCAAAACGCTTCTGTTCAATGTTTTCTTACTCATCCAATCACTCACATTTTAGTGACATAGTACACCGGGAAGAGCCAATGGGTCTCAGGTCCCAATGCACCCGAAATAGATTCTTTCAAAAAAATATATCAAAAAGAGTATAAAAAAATGAAACCTTTTTTATAACAAACATGACTTAGAGTGATATTTGTGTGAAAAGTTTCATAAAGAAATGACTTCCATGGTATTTTGAGCGATAAGAAACAAAACCTGTACAATATAAAAGTTATTATTCACATTTTTTGGACTTGCAATTTTTTTCTTGAGGATACCACGAGAGTCATTTCTCTGCGAAACTTTTCATACGAGTATTACGCTAGATTGTGTTGGTTACAAGTTTCAAAAGCTTTTTGACTCCTTTTGACTTTTTTGTAAAATTGCTTTTCCAATTCGGGTGCATTGGCCTCATGCCCCAAAGATCCGCATCGATAATACACAAAGAAATCAACGAAAGCGACTATCTTCTCTATATATTTTTTCGAAAAAAGCCCAAGGCTATATATTAAATAGGACTAACCCTAAGAATATGAAATTACAGCCAAGTACTTGAAAAAAATAGGGTCGTGGTAGTGCGCCGTGACCTGAGCTTGTTGTCTCCTTTGGATCTCCATCTTACCCAGCAACCTTGTTGAAAATCAAGGGCTTGAAAAGGCACGGGCCAAAAATACATTGGCGCAGGAGTTGAGCATGAAACCTCCTATCCTAGAGTTGGATTGCATCGCAAGCATGGCCTTAATCGGTCCCTGGTAGCAGGTCCCCGGTAGCAGACCGGGTGGATGAGTCCAAACGCCTGCTACGATCTTGGTGTGAGCAACCTGTTAGTACATGTACATAGAAACAAGAACTCAGTAGCTCATGCACTTGCTCAGATGGGTAAGAGGATGTACATAGAAACAAGAACTCAATAGCTCACGAACTTGCTCAGATGGGTAAGGCGTCCTCTTGCACGGGAGTAATCTTTccttaataataaagcacggattgatttcgtgggttcaccgtcacaatacgctttcgcCCAGTCGCAATACACTTTTAGGATTCGTAtagacaaaatcgtaatataaacgaggtggtactaatagcATGATGTTAGCACGTTTTCACCGTCGCGTCTTTTCTACACAAAGGTCACTGTACTATTTAGTAATTCGGCTCGCAGTCCTCATATTAACTGAACCTGGAGCGGTACGAGTGATAGAATAGAAAAACAAACCCAGCCTTCCTCTCGATCTCATCTGGACATCCAGCCCCGCCCCGCCCCTCAcagccgtccgccgccgcctcctaccCCGCCGCCGCGCCTACCCCTACACCAAGTGCCAACACACTCGCACCCATCCACTACCGGGGACCCGCGGCCTTCTACCGCCGGTGGCACTCGACGTCGCGGCCATTGGCGGCTCCCCGACCTTGCTACCATGGCGCCTCCGGGACTcctccccgctgcttccaccttgACATTGGTTTCCCCAACACCGCTGGCTTCGCCACCAGCCACTCCTTCTAGGCACACTCTATCTGCCGTCGGACCCATCCGCCTGgttccaatggtgaacatcgccACCACCCTATTGTGAGGCGAGGTGATGTTCTTCGAACTGCCGGCTTGATTCTGCCTAGGTAATTTCTTCTTTCTACTGTACCACTTCATAGAAAAATTTGACTGCCTAAAAATTCCCCAATTTGGTACACTTTTTTTTTTATCAGAGTGAGCTTTTCAACGGAAATTATACTTTGATCCTATCCAATCTTACTGTGACAGTAATATATTCCCCTTTCCTTTATATGAAAGGAAAATTGCGGCTCTTTATCATATTGTCATTATATTGTAACCGTGTGCAAGTGTGTTCAGTTCAACTAGATGCAACTCATTGACATATGAGATTCCATTGAGCCTGATAATCTTGAATTTTGCTTCACAATTTAAAATGTAGTATTAGACCTAGAGTTTTTATGTATTACAGAACCTGTCCTATAAATATGCCAGTTACAAATAAAGGTGATATTGATGTGGAAACACAACACATATGTAGTAGATGAATTGTACGAAGTAAATCGCCTTGGAATGATGGTTGCTGAATGTTACAATTATAGTCATCTACCTGGACGACCTTCAAGCACCAATAACTTAATCCTTTTAGGTTTTGCTCTTCTTTCTTCGGTACAAACATAATATTGTTTGGTGCTTCCCAATACTTGGATGTGAAAAATAAAGAAGTTTTACATTTTAAGAACTAATAGATTTTTAACAAGAAAATATGGTCCAAGTGGGACTACTACTTCTAAATATTTTGTCTTTCACAGAAGGGGATATCATACTTCTCCTAATCAGGATTGTTGTGTAACGGAATGATGGTAGGATGGTAAGTAACTACATCCTTTTTTGGTATGGCAAAGAAAAAAATACATCTTACCCATTAGATGATTTGCATCTGCAGCTGAATAATAATGGAAGAAAAAGGAGTACAGGCTTTACCTAATGTACCTACAGCAACAATGGGTTGCCCCACCAAACATCACTAGAGGACTAGGAAGGAAAACGGTGATTTCTCAATCAGGTTCTATTGGCCGTTCTAGCATTAGCATCATGAAGATTCTGGAACAGTGCACGACATGCCCAATCCCAAGGTCTTCCCTTAGCTGGTGAAGCACATGAGCCGGTGTCAAGCAATATCCCCTGTATACTTTGTCCTTGTGTTCTTTCCAGGTATGCATCCATATCAGCTGCATCAGGGAGCTCCATGCACAGTGGTACTACTTCCGAACGTGTAGAACATGCAATTGTATGTAAATCGCCTTGAAATGATGGTTGCTGAATACTGCATTATGCTTGATAGTCGTCTACCTGGACGACTTCAAGCGCTAATAGCTAAATCCTTTTAGATTTTGTAGTTCTTTTCAGTACAGAGATAATTCTGTTTCTTGCTTCCCAATTTTTGGACGACAAAACAGAGAGGCTTTACATTATAAAAGTTACAGTAATAGATTATAAATAAGAAAATAAGGTCCAAGCCAGACTCCAACTTATAAAGGTTTTGTCTTTCACGTAAGGGGATATCATACTTCATCTAATCATGGTTGTCGTGTAACCTAATGATGGTTAGTTACTACATCCATAGAGAAAATGAACATGGAGATATTCTCATGTCCATAGTTTCCAGCGATGAGAATGGGCTACCCGGCATTGCTCGGCTGCTGAAACTGAGCAAACTTTGTGTAGTTATTCATGGTAGAAATTCCTACTTAAATTATCTATTTCGCCAGATTGAGAAACTGCATACATGCCTTCGTCAATGCGCAATCGAACAGCCGTCAGGTGGTGATGAGAGGACTACTAAAAGCAAGGGAAACACACTTAAGTTTGCTATCCACAGTTTCTTCAGAATCTAAATACCAGTGGCATCACAAGTGGGCTTCTCAATTAATCCAAAAGATCCATCAGGTTGCAAAGATAAAAACAATGAACAGAACATATCTGAAAGCGGCCCAAGCATCCTCTACTACTTTCGTTTAGATGTTATTTATCTTGCTCTGTGTTGACATATTTTCTTCTTCCGTAGATGCAAAGCATCCAGGATGTGATCAATCATATGCTGGAGAATGGCATTGAGACCTTACTTCACTGGATAATGGCATTTATATGCGATTCCAGTCCTTTCACAGTGCAGGTGAACTGGAAATTCTATCAAAGACAACTGTCCTTTCTTTAGTGTACATGCATGATATTACATGATTAAACATACCATTTTTAACTTCATTTAGTTGTCTATATTATTCTCTATGTGCTATTACCAACAAAAATAGTGTTACCTCCGTACCAGGCCTTCCAAATatcttatattttggtacggagGTAGTACTTTTAGCCTGCAAAGCGACTTCTATGCCCATTGTGGCAATAATGTGTTTGCACCACTGAAGAGATAACTTATTTTTTTCATTGTAAGAAACACATCATGTTTCTTCCCCATCATTTAAGTGTGTGCCATGTTATCTTTGTTCATGTTGCTGGCTGTACATTTTCAGTATTCTCAGGATATATCTGATTATGATGATGTTCCGTACTGCTCTGGAGCCGACAACTTTTTGGACTGCTCGATGTTTATAACCAATGAGACTACTTTTTTGGTTGTTGGCTGGAGCTATCACTATGACTGAAATTTTCTTTTCACCCAAGTAAATTTATATGGTCATCAAAAACCAACGACAGGTCAACACTTGTCAGCAGTTTGCAATTTGTATTACAGTATGCCTAAGCCAATGTTCAGACAATGTTGTTTTAGTTAGGAAATGTAGAAAACATGGTCATGATTTATGTAGATTGGACAGTCCCTTCAAACTGCAGTCTTTGATCTAGAGTGGACAATCTAACTATATGTTTCCTTTTAGAAAATGACTATATGTTCCATGAATTCACTGCTTATTTTGGCCAGATCAGATTAAACTAGGTCTTGATTTCAAGGTTCAGTTAAGGCAGTTGGTGCAGGTTTGTTTGCTGTAATACTAACTGTGCTATTTAGACAGAGACATTTGCTCTTTCTCATTCCTCGACATTTTCCTTTGCTACCAAGATTTTTCATTCTAGGTTGTGGAAAACGCATGTAGCGTTCCTTCTACAAGTCGTCATGAGCTGGGACATAGAAGAAGAGAGCCGACGAGAAGTCGCAAAGCGGTTCGCTCCGGTGTTGCTGCCAATGGCGCTGCACAAAGTGCAGATTGCAGGCTAGATGCGTACAAGTCCGTCCCTACTTCCACGACGTGGAAGCAAAGGAAATTTAGTCAATTAGATAGTATATTTGGTTATGAAAGTTATCTTTTGTGTATGCAGTTTTGCCATCATTTTGTAAAAGCTTTGAGTTTTTTATAATGTAATTGTCTTACTAATCACACTTTTAATTGATTTGTGCCAAGGCTAATAGTCAAGTTATGCACAAACTGTTCATGTTTCCTTGATGACTGCTATTGTCAGAAGATTCTTTTCAGCATTTAAGTAATACCGATCCCACTTTCAGTTATGTGTGCAAAGGCCAGTAGCAAAATAATGACTGCTCCCTGCTGGTCGGATATTTCCTACTTCCAGGATATCTCATTATGCTTTCCGCAGCATGCTGATTTGTGAACGAGGACCTACATGATCACCCACCCTGATTTGTTAATTCGTAGTCACATCCAGACACTCAGGTATGCAATATGGTTTTGCTCTTTTGTGTGATTGTGAGCATTCCCCACTGTTTTTTACGATCAGAGAAAAACAAAAGAAGATTTCACTCTACAATGGAGGTCTTTCTCCCAGACATATGTAATTTCACCTCTCTTATTGCCATCTATCTTTGATGGCGACGATGCTCTACCTCAACGCGGTCCAAGTCTATCTCCGCCAGGTACGGTGCCATGAGGAAACACCCAAGGTACATGTGTGTGTGGGCGCTAATATAGATTAACTACAGATATGTACATCGATCCCATCAGTGATCGCCTTGTAAATCAGCAGCAGCCAGCAGTACACGAATTCTCTTATAAATACTAAAAAAACATCCTACTTATTTTAACTCAAAATTAAGCTACTATTGTTCTAAAAATAATAAAATCACTTGACTTCAAAAACAATATTCTGGTTGAATTTAAGGTGACTTGCAAAGTATCATCGTATATTCTTGTCGTTTTCCTTTACCCAAAATTAAGCTACTACTTAATGCTTTAGTCTAATCTTTCAAAGTGGAAGTTTAAAATACTTATTTTAAATAACTTCAACATTAAATGTTGTTGAACATGCCATAAGTTGGTGATGCTTGAACCGAAAACCGTCCATGATGCATGCATGTCTCCGTATAGTGTGCTAATGTATCATCGTATATTCTTGTCGTTTTCCTTTACCCACAATAACACATTATTCCGCGCATGTCTTGAATAAATGGATTATCGCTAGCCTGTTTGTATGTACTTTTTAAATCTATATGCAAGGCATGTTGAAATAGACGAGCTGGAATTGTGGAACAGATTCCTAGATTATATACCACCTTTTCTAGATTAGAAGAGAATGTGATATATTTTTCTCCCGTTCCAACTCCATAGCTCACGAACTTGCTCAGATGGGTAAGGCGTCCTCTTGCACGGGAGTAATTGATAAAAAGAATATATCACATTTTGGGTACCGTTCCCTTTCAAATTTGTGACTAAAACATATtccctccgtttcgaattacttgttttggatttgtctagatacagaggtatctagcactaaaatgagtctagatacatccgtatctacacaaattcaagacaagtaattcggaacggagggagtacaaatttagtgctaaacttttgctAAAAATACTCCGTCCGAATCCAAAAAAAAGGTGTAGTggtaaactaaaaccacgacacttatttggattggagggagtaccaCCTTTACTTAGTGACCGATTTGGACGATTTAAACGTGTTTATGGCAGGTGAGGCCCACCCGTCAGAGCCGACGTGACAGGAAAGCCAACTCTGTTTATTTTAACCCTTCTATTTGCCGTTATTACaggtgggacccacttgtcagttACGGTATATCTTTTTGACCCTTCTATGGATTGTAAGATGTGCGAATCAGAAGGGGCGCTTCGTAAAAATCACAGGACGCGGTGGGCCCTGCTCGCAGTCCAAGCCCCCCGCTCCTCGCACGGTTCTCTCGGTCTCTCCCCTCCGCCCAAGCGTCGCCGCTCTTCCTCCCGTTTGGCAAGCTCCAAGCGGGTAGGGTTTCACCTCGTCGCCCCCaatccccgccgccgcagccgtcgcCTCCCACCTCCCGCCTCCCTTCCCGCCgcagccccgccccgccccgcccgcgccatcttccgcCCACCGCATCCTCCAGCCACATCTGCCGAGCTCCTTCACCAGCAGGTCGCCGCTGCCGGACCCGTCCACCCCGtctcgccgccgccggacccgtCCACCCCGGTCTCCCGTATCGCCGCCGTCCAGAtcgtcctcggcctccagctcgccTCCGCTCAGGTAGACCTCGGCCTACTTTCTTTGATTATTATTGGCCAATTGGAAATAGGCAATGCGTGAGTGACACActagcctgcctgcctgcctgcctgcctgccatgTTAATTCGACAAATTGACGAGTGCCCCGTGATCAACAGAATCAAAGTCATGTGTCAAACCTGTTATAAAACCGCACGCCTGCTGTTAGTACATCCTAATCCCGTAACCGAGGACACAGGCACGAAAGGCTTACTCATTTGTTGTGCTATGTTTTGCAGTTTAGCTGGACTTACAAGCTTGGAAAAAGAATGTTTAAGAATACATTCCAGTCCGGGTTTCTGTCGATTCTCTACAGCCTTGGGTATGCAGcatggtggccttgtattggtctCACTAGTTACaatgctttcttttctttagtctGGATACCTCATGTCTTGTGTTTTTCTCTGTGTTATTTGGCCAGGACCAAGCCGTTGCAGATATGGGACAAGGAAGGTGAGTCAGTAATGCCTGGGGTTCTCTAAATTTCACTTTTTACTCCTATGCTGTAGAATGCAGATACTTTTCCCCTGGCAACCTAAAGCATTATTTGCTTCTTACAGCGAAGGCAGGTCTGGTATAGTTAACTCTGCAAGCTGTTAGTCTTTTGATGAATATTGTGTTTAGGGTGGACTGTTCTGCCTCTCTGCATGCTAACAACCTATTTGAGACCTGAGCCTAATATATTACTATGGTAATGATGTGGGAGTAGCTATGGGTAACATAATTCTAATAGTTTATATTGGGCAGTTAAGGACAGTGGACTTACTTTCGAGTATGTATGTACATGTGCTTCAGCCTTTTACTTAGCTTGTCCTGCATGAAAGTCAGGTTTAGTTACTTAATACCTCGTCTGCTTTGCAGTTGTTGATGGGCACATTAAAAGACCCCAGGATGAAGATATTAAGTCTAACGTACTTGAAATTGTTGGAACAAATGTGCAATCAACATACATCACTTGCCCAGCTGACCCTGCTGCCACTCTTGGAATTAAACTTCCATTTCTTGCCCTTGTTGTGAAGAATCTTAAAAAATACTTCACATTTGAGGTCCAAGTTTTGGATGACAAGAATGTTCGCCGACGATTCCGAGCATCAAATTTTCAAGTCTGTAAGAGCTATGGTTCCATTTAGAAGTAAATTCTGTGCGGTGCTTAACTGCTTATTGCttatctattactccctccgtcccacaatgtgagacgcttttgcaaggtatgttagcttgcaaaaacatcttatattgtgagacagagggagtagattTGGAAGTGTTCCTTCACCGTGCCTTTCCTCATGTTCTTTTGATTTGTATTTGTCAATTTAATCGTTATCAAATGCATTTTACTGTTAAATCCATTGGTTGAGCTTTCACTGTATTAGTATTAATAACTGCTACCTACAATATATCAATTAGATTTGTAAGTGTTCCTTCACTGTGCCTCTCCTCATGTTCTTTTGATTTATATCTGTTAATTTAAGCGTTATCAAGTGCATTTTACTGTTAAATCCATTGGTTGAGCTTTCATCATATTGGTATTAATAACTGCTACCTACAATATTCTCATGcataccttgaagtagtatgattTCTGCTAACTTTGCAAACTAGATTATTTCTTTGAGCAATGCC encodes the following:
- the LOC123104348 gene encoding cilia- and flagella-associated protein 20; translated protein: MFKNTFQSGFLSILYSLGTKPLQIWDKEVVDGHIKRPQDEDIKSNVLEIVGTNVQSTYITCPADPAATLGIKLPFLALVVKNLKKYFTFEVQVLDDKNVRRRFRASNFQSVTRVKPYICTMPLKLDDGWNNIQLNLTDLTKRAYGTNYVETLRVQVHANCRLRRVYFADRLYSEEELPAEFKLYLPIQKS